The Chlorocebus sabaeus isolate Y175 chromosome 20, mChlSab1.0.hap1, whole genome shotgun sequence genomic sequence TCCTGCCGGTTTTCTAGGCCCGGACCGTGCTCCTGGCAGCACCGGCAGGGCACAGCTGGGCTGTTGGAATTGGCGTCCACCAGGGTGCCACTGCAGGGGCCCCTGCTCTCCTTGCCCCCAGTGTCTCCTGGGGGAGGGGATGTGCTCAAGGGCCCTTCCCGTAGCTCAGGACGGCGGGACAAGTGCAGGCCCAGGGAGACGTGCTGGAGATGGATGTGATTGAGGTTGCAGAGTAAAGCTCTCTGAGGAGACAGCATGGTGCCAGCGGCGATGGGATGGCTTCTAGAGAACCAGGAGGGTAGGGTCTCTCACATCCACCTACCTGGCAACCACAGGTGCAGACCTAGAAGACAGGGGTGGCGAAGCCCAGCCAGTGAGGACAGGAGCTGCGGGAAGGACACCGAGGTGACTGACGGCAGCAGCAGGCCTGAAGGCTCTGGCTGctttggaagatatttcaatGAGATGCAAATCGCAATCGACTGGCCATTAGTTTCCACTGCAGTGTTTGCAGGTGGAGTCGAATGTAACGCTCCGGGAATGGAGCCGGGAGGGTCAGAGAACGCGGCTGCGCTCTGGATTTTCGAAGGGGGGCGGGGGCCCGGAAGAGGTCCGGGCCCAGAATGGACCTCCGGGTCCCTGCTGCCGCAATCTGGCCCTGCCCTCCTGCCTACCCCTTACTCCCAGAGGAAGGGACCCAGGGAGACCCACCCAGATGCCCTGAAAGGAGgcgggggatgggggtggggcgaTATGCAGAGTTTGCCTGGTGAATGCAGGAAAGGGGTGGGAGCTGGAGAGGAAAAGGATGGAGCAGCCGTCAGCTTGTCAACTCCGCATCTGCTGGCTGCCTCCGCCGGGCTCCAGCCTGCGCCCTCGCCCCTCGGAACAGCGGTATGTCCATTCTCTCCGCATTCGTCTCCATCGTTCAGTCACCACCGCACCCCTTCTCTATTCATTTCTCCTGCTCCCTTGTCCTGCCCCGCCCCTCGTGCCCTGGTCCATCCGTCTACACCCATGGGCCAAGCCCTCCTCACCAGGGTCCTCCTGGAACCACTCCGGCCTTGGGCTTGTCCTCGGCTCCCACGGTCCCCGCCCGGCGGGGCACAGAGCGGGAGGGGAGGGGCACTAGCACAACCCACTCTGCGCAGCGCATCTGCACCCCTTCGCGCATGGGCGTGGCGTAGCTCAGACCCGCCCCCAGCGCTTAGCGTCTGGTGTCACCCACCTAGCGGGTTTGATGTATCCCAAGCTTTTGGCCCTGATGCCAAGGCCCCTGGGTCCTGCTTCTGTGCAGCGAGTCCTCCCAGCACCCCACCCCGCACATTCTGGAAAGAGCCAGACTCTGGCTGCGCCGAGCAAGAACAGAACCACAAAAAGGTtacacaattatttattgagagcCTCCTCTCCCCGCCCTTGCAATCTCTAGGTCACTTTTTCCGCTTGTAGATTTTGCGCGCAAGCCCCAGAAAGATGGCTGGGGGCAGGGGCGCTGCATACTGTTCAATGAGAGCCATAATGTGGCTGTAACTGTCCTCCTCATATTGCAAGAACACAGCCTGCAGATCCAGCTCCTCATATAGTGCCTTCACCCGGGCCACTTTCTCAGCCTCCTTCTGCCCGTAATTTTCCTAAAAGGGGTTGGAAGACAGGAAAACGGGCTTGGccttccccagagcctccaggacCCCTCCACTCCCCTCATTCTCATATTTCAGAACATCTCCAAAGCCACccactcctttcctccctccaatTTTCAAGTGTTTCTAGGTAGCCAGGATCCCAAGCTTCCCTTCCCTATCCCAAATATTCCCTACATATTGCCTCAGACCAGGCGTCCTCTActccagggtttctcaaccttggcactattgaaATTTGGGACCAGATAATCCTGTCTGGGGGAGCTGTTCTGTGTGCTACATGTTTGGCAACATCTTTGGCTCCTGCCAACTAGATGTCTgtaccacatgcacacacacagttgtGATGACGATGACAAAAAATGTCTGctgacattgccaaatgtcccctcgGGAGAAAAACTGCCTCCAattgagaaccactactctatCCCTTTCCACCAGCTCAGGGACCCACCACCCTCTCTCAGGCACCTTCAGGATCTGGTACTGTTCCGGAGTGGCCCGTTGCAGACACTGAACCACCAGCCAGCTGCATTTGTTGTCCTGGATGTCAGTGCCAACTTTGCCGGTCACACTGGGGTCCCCAAAGAGGTCAAGGTAGTCATCCtgggcggggagggggagggcAGCAAAGGAGGAAGGATGAGGTTCCTAAGCAGAGGAGGAGTGAAGCTGGTGCCTGTTCTCTGCTACTGCCTCCTCCCTTCCTACCTGAATCTGAAAGAACTCTCCCATCTCCAGCAGGATCTTCTTGGCATTGGCATGCTCCTTCTCACCATCAATTCCTGCCTATACGGAAAGGTGGGTTAATAAGCCAAACCCCAGAGGTGCCTGCATCTTCCTGGCTGCTTCCTCCCATGGGGTCTTGCCCTACTGCAGCCCCaaatctctcctctctcttcagaTATCTTGGCTTCCCTGACCTAGACAGTCCTGATTGATGGTCCAACCTCAATCCCACTTATttttggctaggactttcaggGAGTCAGAGATGAATCCATTCTAGAGGTGCACAGCCTGTCTTCCCTCACAAATGTCAGTCCCCGAGTCATTCTGATCCATCTTCCTAATATTTTTGCCACCTCCAACTTCTTTCAAGATGAAAAGGAAATGTAGAGAAGCAAGGTCAGGGTAGACAGTTAATCCCATTGACTGTCTTTAACCCATTCTTTTCCCTCTCAACCTGGTTGATCTCCTCCACACTCCTATCCATACTCAGATGCAGGAAATACTGTTCCCCTATTAAGTGCTAAGCACTTTCATATCCCTTGCTTTGCTTAATCTTTACAGTCCTGTGAAGTAGGAATTTTATCCTCAGTTGAGGAAGAGACTCAGCGAGactgacttgctcaaggtcacacagcctttCACCAGGGGTAGCAGTGTTCACGTTTTCTGCTCTATGCCTTCCTGTCCAAAAGCCCCCATTAGCAGAGGAGAGGGGTGAGGAGGCTCACTCACCATGTACATGGCTGCAGCTATAGGAAGGTAGAAGGAGTAGAAAGCTGTCTTGTACTTGACAATAGATTTATACCTGAGTAGGGGGAGAAGAGAAACTCCTCAGGAGGGCAACGCGCATCCTGAGCCCTACCTCGCTGTCCAGACATGGTTCGCACTGTCACTCACCTCTTTTCAGTGAATCTGCCAAGATCCACATTGCCCTGGGGGGCTGTGATGAGGTCCAGGGTCTGCCCAATCTCAGTCTGATAGGAACTCTAAGGAAGACAAAGACGGCCCATGAGCCAGGCTTTCTCAAGATATACAAAACCCTGGTATCCTGAGCCCAACATCCCATATCAGCTGACAACTGGGCAGAATCAGAAAGGCAACAGAAGGGGAGAAAACCCCAAAACTCAAGGCCTATAATCATATACACAGTCCTTTATCACCCTTTCTTCCAATTACACAGGGACAGAGAAGCCCCTTCTTGCCACTACCACCACCCCGCTTCCCAACTCCCTTCCTcgctttctttcccttccaggcACCCTGCAATCCTGTACCCTGAAACCAGCTAGATGAGCATGTCCTATAAAGGCCAAGGCTACCATGGGCACCCTCTGGGCATCAGGCCCTGTCTGCAGCATACCTGCAGGAAGAGCTCGATCAGGTTCAGGTAATAGGGCTGCTCCCGGCAATAGAGCTTCAGCAGGCGGTAGATACATGCTTCCAGGAGGATAGCATCATTGATGGCATCCAAACCCACACCCGGCTATCATGACAGAGGAAAAACAAGCAATCAATCTCTAGTCTCGGTTCATACTAAGAGCCATCATCCCAACACCTCAACCAGGCCACACATACCACCTCCCTGTGGCCTGTCCCCATACCCACTGCTACTTTCCTGCCCACCATTACCTTCTGATACCAGCAGATCTGTCCACGGCGGGTGAGGGATGAATCCATGATGTCATCTGTCACCAGGAAGAAAGCTTGCAGCTAGGAAGAGTGGAATAAGACCTGCAGGGCTCATTACTGTTCCTTCTATCAGCAACAGAGCTGCTActttatatctatatctgtatatagttttgcttttttttttggtaggggacAGAGTATCACCATTatccagtgcagtggtgcaatcacagctcactgtagcctctacctcccaggctcaagtgatcctcccacttcagcttcctgagtacctgagaccacaggcacacaccacatgcctgacttttttttttttttttttcttcaatttatttttttgtagagacagggtcctactatgttgctcaggctggttttgaactcctgggttcaaatgatcctcctgcctcagcctcccaaagtactgggattacaggcatgaggcaccacacccggccacagcTGCTGCTTTTGATAGTCCCTATGAGCTGGGAAAGTCAGGATGGGGAGGCAGAAGACTTCTGTGCTATGGACACTTGGAAAGTGATATAACCTGTTTGGCTCAGACTCCTCGCCTATAAAATGGAACTAAAACACTCTTGTTTTAGGTAAGAAACTAGAACAGATCTTTGACATCTCTAATGAGCCCTAGATTAGGCCTGGTATCAGGGAGATTAGGAAACACCTTCATATACCGTACTCTATTCTTGCCAAACACCTCAATG encodes the following:
- the LOC119624279 gene encoding putative uncharacterized protein RUSC1-AS1 — translated: MQIAIDWPLVSTAVFAGGVECNAPGMEPGGSENAAALWIFEGGRGPGRGPGPEWTSGSLLPQSGPALLPTPYSQRKGPRETHPDALKGGGGWGWGDMQSLPGECRKGVGAGEEKDGAAVSLSTPHLLAASAGLQPAPSPLGTAVCPFSPHSSPSFSHHRTPSLFISPAPLSCPAPRALVHPSTPMGQALLTRVLLEPLRPWACPRLPRSPPGGAQSGRGGALAQPTLRSASAPLRAWAWRSSDPPPALSVWCHPPSGFDVSQAFGPDAKAPGSCFCAASPPSTPPRTFWKEPDSGCAEQEQNHKKVTQLFIESLLSPPLQSLGHFFRL
- the FDPS gene encoding farnesyl pyrophosphate synthase isoform X1, whose protein sequence is MPLSRWLRSVGVFLLPAPYWAPRERWLGSLRRPSLVHGYPVLAWHSARCWCQAWTEEPRALCSSLRMNGDQKSDVYAQEKQDFVQHFSQIVRVLTEDEMGHPETGDAIARLKEVLEYNAIGGKYHRGLTVVVAFRELVEPRKQDADSLQRAWTVGWCVELLQAFFLVTDDIMDSSLTRRGQICWYQKPGVGLDAINDAILLEACIYRLLKLYCREQPYYLNLIELFLQSSYQTEIGQTLDLITAPQGNVDLGRFTEKRYKSIVKYKTAFYSFYLPIAAAMYMAGIDGEKEHANAKKILLEMGEFFQIQDDYLDLFGDPSVTGKVGTDIQDNKCSWLVVQCLQRATPEQYQILKENYGQKEAEKVARVKALYEELDLQAVFLQYEEDSYSHIMALIEQYAAPLPPAIFLGLARKIYKRKK
- the FDPS gene encoding farnesyl pyrophosphate synthase isoform X2, with the translated sequence MNGDQKSDVYAQEKQDFVQHFSQIVRVLTEDEMGHPETGDAIARLKEVLEYNAIGGKYHRGLTVVVAFRELVEPRKQDADSLQRAWTVGWCVELLQAFFLVTDDIMDSSLTRRGQICWYQKPGVGLDAINDAILLEACIYRLLKLYCREQPYYLNLIELFLQSSYQTEIGQTLDLITAPQGNVDLGRFTEKRYKSIVKYKTAFYSFYLPIAAAMYMAGIDGEKEHANAKKILLEMGEFFQIQDDYLDLFGDPSVTGKVGTDIQDNKCSWLVVQCLQRATPEQYQILKENYGQKEAEKVARVKALYEELDLQAVFLQYEEDSYSHIMALIEQYAAPLPPAIFLGLARKIYKRKK